A single genomic interval of Prionailurus viverrinus isolate Anna chromosome A2, UM_Priviv_1.0, whole genome shotgun sequence harbors:
- the LOC125160733 gene encoding putative serine protease 45 isoform X2 has protein sequence MAASPPLSCAGASGPWGLNRRLLLLLLLLLLPLLNSGYKENNSIPVCGRPWWSEDLDMTRHWPWEVSLRLENEHICGGALIDLSWVVTAAHCIQGTKEYSVTLGTPKLKPVDFPKGVSIPVKDIVMHPKYWGRTFIMGDIALLQLQTPAVFGKYVQPVCLPEASYNLKVGTQCWVTGWGQVKQRFSANSTLTPELREAEVFIMDNKRCNRIYRKKSLIPHLVPLVLGNMICATNYGENLCSGDSGGPLACEVEGKWILAGVLSWEKACAKAQNPGVYTRVTKYSKWIKQQISNGAPSGPQTSAWLLLLFWLLQPQMGP, from the exons ATGGCCGCCTCGCCGCCGCTCAGCTGCGCCGGAGCCTCGGGGCCTTGGGGCCTGAACCGCcgcctcctcctgctgctgctgctgctgctgctgccgctgctgaaCTCGG gttataaagaaaacaattccatacCAG TTTGTGGCAGACCCTGGTGGTCGGAAGATTTGGACATGACCCGACATTGGCCCTGGGAGGTGAGCCTCCGGCTGGAAAATGAACACATATGTGGAGGGGCCCTCATTGATCTCAGCTGGGTGGTGACTGCTGCCCACTGCATCCAAGG CACCAAAGAGTACTCCGTGACTCTCGGCACCCCCAAGCTGAAGCCCGTGGACTTCCCGAAGGGCGTCTCGATCCCCGTGAAGGACATCGTCATGCACCCCAAGTACTGGGGCCGGACCTTCATCATGGGTGATATTGCCCTTCTCCAGCTTCAGACTCCGGCCGTCTTCGGCAAGTACGTGCAGCCCGTCTGCCTCCCGGAGGCCAGCTACAACCTGAAGGTGGGGACGCAGTGCTGGGTGACTGGCTGGGGCCAGGTGAAACAGCGCTTCTCAG CCAACTCCACGCTGACCCCAGAGCTGCGGGAAGCTGAGGTGTTTATCATGGACAACAAGAGGTGCAACCGGATTTACCGCAAGAAGTCCCTCATCCCCCACCTTGTCCCCCTTGTCCTGGGGAACATGATCTGTGCCACCAATTATGGAGAAAACTTGTGCTCT GGGGATTCTGGGGGTCCGTTGGCTTGTGAAGTCGAGGGCAAATGGATTCTGGCTGGGGTGTTGTCCTGGGAGAAGGCTTGTGCCAAAGCACAGAATCCTGGCGTGTACACCCGTGTCACCAAATACAGCAAATGGATCAAGCAGCAAATAAGTAATGGGGCTCCCTCAGGCCCCCAGACCTCTGCCTGGCTTCTACTCCTGTTCTGGCTGCTGCAGCCCCAGATGGGCCCctga
- the LOC125160733 gene encoding putative serine protease 45 isoform X1, which translates to MAASPPLSCAGASGPWGLNRRLLLLLLLLLLPLLNSGYKENNSIPGGEGEPLRQENLSSWEVCGRPWWSEDLDMTRHWPWEVSLRLENEHICGGALIDLSWVVTAAHCIQGTKEYSVTLGTPKLKPVDFPKGVSIPVKDIVMHPKYWGRTFIMGDIALLQLQTPAVFGKYVQPVCLPEASYNLKVGTQCWVTGWGQVKQRFSANSTLTPELREAEVFIMDNKRCNRIYRKKSLIPHLVPLVLGNMICATNYGENLCSGDSGGPLACEVEGKWILAGVLSWEKACAKAQNPGVYTRVTKYSKWIKQQISNGAPSGPQTSAWLLLLFWLLQPQMGP; encoded by the exons ATGGCCGCCTCGCCGCCGCTCAGCTGCGCCGGAGCCTCGGGGCCTTGGGGCCTGAACCGCcgcctcctcctgctgctgctgctgctgctgctgccgctgctgaaCTCGG gttataaagaaaacaattccatacCAGGTGGGGAGGGTGAGCCCCTGCGCCAGGAAAACCTCAGCTCCTGGGAGG TTTGTGGCAGACCCTGGTGGTCGGAAGATTTGGACATGACCCGACATTGGCCCTGGGAGGTGAGCCTCCGGCTGGAAAATGAACACATATGTGGAGGGGCCCTCATTGATCTCAGCTGGGTGGTGACTGCTGCCCACTGCATCCAAGG CACCAAAGAGTACTCCGTGACTCTCGGCACCCCCAAGCTGAAGCCCGTGGACTTCCCGAAGGGCGTCTCGATCCCCGTGAAGGACATCGTCATGCACCCCAAGTACTGGGGCCGGACCTTCATCATGGGTGATATTGCCCTTCTCCAGCTTCAGACTCCGGCCGTCTTCGGCAAGTACGTGCAGCCCGTCTGCCTCCCGGAGGCCAGCTACAACCTGAAGGTGGGGACGCAGTGCTGGGTGACTGGCTGGGGCCAGGTGAAACAGCGCTTCTCAG CCAACTCCACGCTGACCCCAGAGCTGCGGGAAGCTGAGGTGTTTATCATGGACAACAAGAGGTGCAACCGGATTTACCGCAAGAAGTCCCTCATCCCCCACCTTGTCCCCCTTGTCCTGGGGAACATGATCTGTGCCACCAATTATGGAGAAAACTTGTGCTCT GGGGATTCTGGGGGTCCGTTGGCTTGTGAAGTCGAGGGCAAATGGATTCTGGCTGGGGTGTTGTCCTGGGAGAAGGCTTGTGCCAAAGCACAGAATCCTGGCGTGTACACCCGTGTCACCAAATACAGCAAATGGATCAAGCAGCAAATAAGTAATGGGGCTCCCTCAGGCCCCCAGACCTCTGCCTGGCTTCTACTCCTGTTCTGGCTGCTGCAGCCCCAGATGGGCCCctga
- the LOC125149375 gene encoding serine protease 44-like has protein sequence MTVSTATPGPPTLTVGEASESTQTTGSQTFSPQVSQPGCGHRSMRTVGGMPAPRRKWPWQVSLQINNRHICGGSLIASRWVLTAAHCVTGHEEYTVQLGDKSLYPNSKTTLVVPVEDIVCHRFDDTTLRHDIALALLAFAVNYSSYIQPVCLPEKSFQAETGTECWVTGWGRLEEGGETDGVGGS, from the exons ATGACAGTATCCACTGCAACCCCTGGGCCTCCAACACTCACAGTGGGAGAGGCCTCAGAGTCCACCCAGACCACTGGATCCCAAACGTTCTCTCCTCAAG TGAGCCAACCAGGATGCGGCCACAGGTCTATGAGGACAGTTGGGGGAATGCCGGCCCCCAGGAGGAAGTGGCCCTGGCAGGTGAGCCTGCAGATCAATAACAGACACATATGCGGAGGCTCCCTCATTGCCAGCCGGTGGGTGCTGACCGCTGCCCACTGCGTCACTGG CCATGAGGAATATACAGTACAGCTGGGAGACAAATCGTTATATCCTAATTCCAAAACGACACTGGTGGTTCCAGTTGAAGACATCGTTTGCCACCGTTTTGATGATACAACTTTGAGACACGACATTGCCCTCGCTCTGCTGGCCTTTGCTGTGAATTACTCCTCCTACATCCAGCCTGTGTGCCTCCCTGAGAAGTCTTTCCAAGCAGAAACCGGGACGGAGTGCTGGGTGACTGGCTGGGGCCGACTGGAAGAAGGAGGTGAgactgatggggtgggggggagctga